Part of the Benincasa hispida cultivar B227 chromosome 11, ASM972705v1, whole genome shotgun sequence genome, TCTACTCCTGAATTCTGTGATTGCTAAGTTGAAATGGGGTGGAGATGTGGATGACCGCAAGAGTACGACTGGTTTTGTGTTCTACATGGGAGACATTGCCTTCACGTGGATGTCAAAGAAGCAATCGATTGTTACTCTCTCAacatgtgaagtaaaatatgtTGTACCTACCTCATGTGTTCATCATGCAATTTGGCTGAGAAATCTATTACATAAATTGAGACTACCACAAGAGGAGCCAACAAAAATTTTCGTAGACAATAAATCAACAATTGCCTTGCCCAATAATCCAGTCTTCTACAATCAGAGTAAGCACATTGATACAAGTTATCattatattagataatgtatcAAAAGAAAGAATGTGCAATTAGAATATGTGAAGACTAATGATCAGGTAGCTGACATCTTCACTATGTCTCTTAAAAAAGAAGACTTCACAAGATCAAAAGATTTGCTAGGAGTAACAAAATCGAGATTAAGAGGGAGTGTTGAAATGTAAacttgattttgggttaaaagtAATTGGGTATAGCCCAAACAAAAGCCCAAGTTCTAGAAATATCAAACATTAGAATATTCTAGATAAATTACATGTAGGAAATATTAGAGCATTTTGTAGGATTCCCTAGaaaatatgagaaaaataaGTAATTGTAGAGAATAGTCTAGATAAATATTTGTAACCATTACATCATGAATGTATTGGCAAAATCATAGCCATAGATTTAGGGGAGCCAACTAGTATAAATAGGAGGTATGTCTTAACATTTGTATCAAGCCAAAAAATTAGAAGTGTTCAATAACTCAAGTAGCCTCTTTCTCAATACtctcttcaaatttcttccaaCCTCCAAATTTTCTTTCCAACACAGTCATCGGAGCAACCAAATACCGACGGATTTAATGTTTGCGGATAATCCCTTATTCCCCCCCATGGGGTCACTCGATGTCTCCGCGGTGGAGGATTATCACTGCAACTtaatcataaatttttaaagttttgtttggattgactatagaaaaaaaaaatttaagaaagattattttatttaattttcatataaaaaggGTTTAAAATATACATAGATAGTGTTTATTTTAAGTAGTTGTTGaatatctcaattttttttcaaaatgacatatttaaaattaaatactaaaaaaactaaaccaaacACATTCTTAtgttaaatatttaaacaagTGCTACATCCAATTGTGTTTGCATGTTTTTATTTTGACCAAAGATAATGTTACAACCTTTCTACGATATAAATAAACTTATAGTtttgagttgttttcaaatataggaaaataaatcaaaatatttataaataatagtaaaatatcacaatctatctaTGATAAATAGCGATACACAGTGATAAATTACTATCTATATCTATCATGACACAAATAGACACAGATAAtaatctatcactatctatcacagATAGCCTGTAACATTTTACTATTAATTGTTAatatttttaaccattttatcattttaaataatttctccacagttttttagttttaaaatatttttataaaaagtcacaTTATGGGAcattatttgattaaaaaaaaagaatttgatttttttagcaATAAATAGAATGTTCATGGGCCTTAGAAATCGGccatcatattttttttaattaattaattttttttttaaaaaaaatccaatagaACTAGAACAGACTAATTAGTATGATATTattgttctaaaaaaattagACAAAACATGtacttttcaaaatattttaacatgattttgtagtttttgaattcttatatttatctatttcattttatttttttaagtagtTCATATAAATGTCTAAACATTCAATTGTATATTTaatatgacatttttttaatataatatctaaTAGGTCACtaataatgttaaaaaaatttaaagattaaggaatctattagatataaaattgaaaattaggttTAATGAGTCCTACTAAACTTTCAagtttgtatttgatatatctataaagattaaataattcaaatatttaaatattttttgaagttTAGAGATGAATATGACAGAAAATTTCAAGTTAAGAGATTTATagataattttcttaattttggtACCAAGCAGAATTAGTCgaacaaattattgtaagaaatattcCAATACAACGTTAAAAGAAATGTTATGAGACCTAGGTAATATGAAAGAAATGAACTCTTAGTGGTAGATTAGTTTTAATAACAACTtcaattaaattctaaaaacaaaaacaagttttttaaggctatatttgataaatatttcaatCTCTTGTTTTTGACAATTGTGCATATTTTTTTGGTACAATTTCTTAATTGtggttttcatatttcttatataaacataatttgaatttttaaccaatttccaaattttcgAAATGTGGCTTTGATTTGGAAAATACTATTAAAATCTGTTGTTGAAGGTATTTTCCATACTATCAAAGTCACCATTTTTGTCCTCACCATCAATTTGAAGGTATTTTCCATCAACCTTTGTTGTTGCATTCTTAAAGATACTGAGGATCAAATGATGTTCATCAAATCTATTTCTTACAGCAATCGGCAGATGTGCACATCGTAAGTCCAAGTAGAAGTTGCATTCCTCACATCCCACACATTTGTGCTTCAGCTCCTCTCCACAAGCATTACACTTGTGTTCTACTTTTCTGTTACAATCAGACAGGGGATGACGGTGACTTGAATGTTCAAATGGGATTTTGAATGTAGCAGCACATCGAATGTCAATTGCATACTGACATTTGTCACAACGGTAGGCAAAACCATGACAATATTGAAGGCAAATACCACATGAGAATACAAAATCTGGAGTATACACCAAACTCAACTCGTGGCAATCGAGGAAGGAATTTTTTAATCGAGTTGGTAATGTTGCGCAATCTCGGTGCAGATAGAAGCCGCAGCGTTGACAAGCATAGAATTGAGATTGATCAGTCGATATCCATCGCATACACCCATCACAAACTCTATACTCACCAGGGGAATTAGATTGAGGCTCATAAAGAGTCAACGTATGCTGCTTATGGCTAAAATGTTGGATTGTCTTATTGTCAGACGAGGATGTTTGAGTGGAGgcatgatgatgaagaagatgaagatgttTGGACATTTGGTGAATTGCACATTGTTTATGGGCAAATTGATGGCAGATTGTACAAAACCAAGGGAAGCCATCTGTGGTAGATTTGCCACAAATATGACACTTGTAATGACGAAGCTTCCTGTAGAGAATCTGGTAGTCGTGTGTGTGATTAAATGTAGAAACACAGCGTGGATGAAGAATTTTTCTACTCGAGGTGGATGGGTAGGAGTAGGAAAATATTGTGTATTCACCTTTACAATTATCGCAAACTGCATTCGAATCCGGAGGCAGGGCAAAGAGAAACAATGGATAAGAACCATCGTTGAATTCAGGATGCTGGATATGGCGAGGCAGCTCAGCACATTGTGGATGAAAGGTATACAAATGGCAAAATGGACGAGTTTGAGGGCAATAATAGTAATCAGAAGATGATTTGATAGGGGCTTCGCAGACAATACAAACAGGAATTGTTGTAGTTTTCCTTTCTAGATCTGTGTCTGTATGAAGATGGAGGGTTAATGAATGGGGATGACTAAAATGTCGAAATAACTTACCACCATCTACTGTTGTGGTCTTTAGTAAACTGTTGGGTTTTAGGTGGAGGGCGATGGCGCATTGTAAGTCCAGTCTTACGCCGCTATCACTTCGGTAGGTCTGATTATGGTTGTCGATGTAAGTGATGGATGCCATATGGGTTTTGGCCACAGCAGTGGCAAGGCAAGTTTTCGAAGGTGTCGAGGCTAAAGAGAAGACAGTGGTTTCGGAAGGGGTTGGGGATCCTAGGGGGAAGTTCGATGCATGACTCATGGACATTGAATGTGCATTCATCCATCGAGCACCCCAACCCTGGCGGACGGAATGATTCATTGCATATGCTGCACAAAATTGCTGCCTCTTTTCCATGTCCAACATTTTCTGGTTTCCCCTCTCGGTACAATTTTAGCGGATGTGGGTGTGGATCTTTCACAATATTTAACTTCTTCCCACCACCCTCCTCCATCAATCTCACCTATTAGTATTCATTACCAAACCTCAACACAGTATACACCTTTTGTTAAcgcttttttcttttcaaatgcTCTTAAAATCTACGCAAGAAAATTTTCAGAACTATACATCAAGGGATGTATCcgctcaattttcaaaaaatcaaaacaaacaatcaaatagcttaatcatttgattttttatttttgctttttaAAACCAAGCTTAtatcattcacatttcttactatattttgcatatttcttaattacaatggttcaattcttagccaaattcatttttcaaattttggtttgattttttaaaccataagtgaaaagtagattaaaaaaaaaaagaagaaatttggagataaaaatagtgtctataggcttatttttcaaaaccaaaaataaaaaacaaaatgattaccaaacggaaCCTTAATTACAAAAGcaagttttagtagttttaattttaatttttcccttATATATACACATGTACCTTTTGGAAACATAGATTTGGAGACTAAGCACtcctattcttaaaaaatatggaGACTTGAAAGGTTCATTGTGAAAACTCAAGAATCAAAGAGTGATCACTAAAATAGGTCATTTTCcttttgttcttttcttttttttaaaaaagaaaaccttacataaagaaaaaaataaaaattcgcCTTGCATACTGAAATAAGAAACACACGCATACAATGATTGAAGTCtaataatacaaaattacaTATTTTGAAATCTTTGATCCATGTtcatgttagatgatataaatattgtttgtcTTTATCCATTTACTTAAACTTTTGGatcaattaataatttatttatatcgtTTTTTAACAAAGTCTAGTTGGAATTCAACCCTCCACAAGCACAATACTAGGAAAATTTCTTCCCTTAGTTTCTCAATTATAATAAATGTCCAATATATACCATCTATAATTTGATAAACATATATATTACAATCCAAACTAAATAAGgaaataatatacaaaataaataaaagaaaaatatattcaaaataGACATGGACATATTTCTTAATACACAACTTATTATTCTTGAAGACCAACGGTCGTGTATATATTAAAATCTATTCCCTCCTTATTTGATTTTGTTCCTTTATatgaatattaaaaagaaagaaagaaaaaaggaaaaaaaaaaactaaatataaatttttcataaaactTGATATGATTCCCTAAAAGACAAATAGAGAAGATGCATTATAaaaccaataattttttttaataataatgaaaagtATACCTTTTCTATACCTTAGATCTTGGATCTAGTTTTCATTTGGTCCTTAAATTGTAAAATGTTGTATATTTAATTCTAAAGTTTTGAACTTGATTTAACGTCACTttttaaaaacgaaaaaaaaaagtaatgataAACAAGAAAATTAAAACGGAAAGAAGAACGTGAAAGGAGTGAGTTCTTACATAGGTTAGGTTGTTcgtttttatttcttctttacGAAAATTGGGATCATGGGATGGATAGttttaaagaaggaaaaaaatggaaaatgagatGGAAAAACTTGAAAAAGATTGGTATTCTTTAATGGAATGTAGCAATTATTTAAAGATCACAAGAGCTTCTGTCTTtataagaaaagagaaaaggaatGGAGTATTATTGTGAGCAAAGCAAAgcaaaatcaaaagataaaaagGAAGAGAATATATAGAGACTTTATATTCATGTATAGGAGCAAAACTATGTAGTGTCATagtcatatatatttatatattttgaagatTGTTTAAATCTTTATCCCTTGGTTTTttgtactaaaaataattaaatgtagcacttttgtgggttttttttttaaaaaaaatatcaaattagattattattcaatatatttaaatattgctCGTTTGAAAACTtactataaaaataaatgagttCCAAAATTTAGTAGAAAAATGTgtagttttaaaagaaattgaccttttacaaaattcaattttcaatcttttttaaTCGATATCgactatttctatttatttattattattttttaaaaaaacaaatcgATGTCGTCTATTTAAGAGAAGTCGTCTGCAAAATATTTACACATTTGATGCTTTGTTGTAATTGTAGTACCAAGAGGATGGTGCTATCAATCCCGAATGCATGGTTTGAATACCACTCAATAATGTaagattgtttttaaatataaataaataaacagaaTACAacctatttttttccttttctatttgttaatttttttttctcacttttctttataaaatggaaatttaaaaattacttttcttTAGTGTTATAATTTAGATAATAACCATTATTTTGGcacaaaaataaatcaaaattactGAACTGAATAGTTTAGTTTGAAAAACCATGAATGCGAATATCGCAATTTTATTATTCaaggtaaaaaaaattataagaaaaaaatgcACTTTGGGTACTAAATTAAGTTATATATATGTTAGATTTTTTGGGTACCATAgtattttgaatatttaaattataatataactaTTCtactaatatataaatattgaaaaataaattaacacaTTAATTGACCAACATTGATATAAATCAAcgatatttaaatttaaatataacttaaCTAGACAAAGAAATTTAAGGTTTGAATCTCCCACCTTTTATAGAGattgttattttttcaattttataatagcggaaataatatttaaatttaaatatttttattttaaatatagctATTAcactatttaataaaaataataaaatgatttatttaaatttcaatctTATGAAAAAATTGTAAaggaaaaaattgtaaaaaaacatTTCCTagtgtgtttaatttaaaataaaagaaaataaatcttgGTTGGAATCGACCCAACTACTTAAAGAATAATAaagcaaaactttttttttttttactacaatTGAAAAAAGATATGAAGGCAATGCTATGCCAGAGGAAGATGTTAAATAAGATGATGCAACACTTATTAACACACCAAAgtaaaaagagaataaataagtGTTCGGCCTGCTTCTGTGAATTAATGAAACTTTAGCCCAAATGGTGAAACTATATGTGAGGCCTTTTGCTAATCCAAACCGAGAGTCCAGTTCTTTTGCCTCAAAAACTTTTGGTTGGTAGAAAACTTGGCTATTATGTGCCCACGGTTTTTCAGCTAATACCTTACACGTGGTCTGTCCCACTGCTATTTGTCTgatgaaaaaattgaaagaattaCTTTCTTTCTAATGGGTGATTaatgtaaattaatttttctttctctctcttgctctctaATTCTCTCGTTCTCCGCCTTCTGTATTCTTTTac contains:
- the LOC120090840 gene encoding uncharacterized protein LOC120090840, yielding MLDMEKRQQFCAAYAMNHSVRQGWGARWMNAHSMSMSHASNFPLGSPTPSETTVFSLASTPSKTCLATAVAKTHMASITYIDNHNQTYRSDSGVRLDLQCAIALHLKPNSLLKTTTVDGGKLFRHFSHPHSLTLHLHTDTDLERKTTTIPVCIVCEAPIKSSSDYYYCPQTRPFCHLYTFHPQCAELPRHIQHPEFNDGSYPLFLFALPPDSNAVCDNCKGEYTIFSYSYPSTSSRKILHPRCVSTFNHTHDYQILYRKLRHYKCHICGKSTTDGFPWFCTICHQFAHKQCAIHQMSKHLHLLHHHASTQTSSSDNKTIQHFSHKQHTLTLYEPQSNSPGEYRVCDGCMRWISTDQSQFYACQRCGFYLHRDCATLPTRLKNSFLDCHELSLVYTPDFVFSCGICLQYCHGFAYRCDKCQYAIDIRCAATFKIPFEHSSHRHPLSDCNRKVEHKCNACGEELKHKCVGCEECNFYLDLRCAHLPIAVRNRFDEHHLILSIFKNATTKVDGKYLQIDGEDKNGDFDSMENTFNNRF